TTTGTTATGAGTTCATCTACAACCACATCTAAGGGAAAGGATCATCGAGGCTGCCCCCACAACACTTATTATAGTTCACAGACCGAACGATAACAATGTCATTGGTCATAAAGCAATGGAATTGGTGACGACGATCTTATGAGTATTGTGGCTGAAAAAATGAATTCAATAAGTTGCACAATATCAATTTCAGATTTTCGTCctcaaattttatgaaaatgaacTCGATCGAATTTGaactataaaatttaaaattgcataaacatataaaaactcaaaaattttaGATCCCAATAGcaaaaaataatagaaatacCATGATAATtgtccaacataaaagttagtTTTAAATATTCAATCAGGAAATCTcaagttttttaaaaatttgattcGATCtgaataaaaaattcaaaccaaaattaagtttaaatttggtttgaattagattttaaaatttaggATAATTTGCTCGTTCGTATAACACTTTTTGTAGCAAACTGGTCAAACCGTAGGAAATGTCACCGCAGAAGACACGCGAAGGCTCAAATCCTTACCCGCAGAAGACACGCGAAGGCTCACCGCAGGTACAGCACATTCTCTACACCTAAACGCCCTCTCTCACAAAGtcgtctctctctctatattcACTGTATCCATAAATTATACACGCATCAGAGAGTCAGCATCACGTTCCCCCTCTCAACTTCGATTTGTTTCTGTAGAGTTCAGATTTAGAATCCTCTGACTTTTATTTGCTTAACAGAGCATTTGAATGGAGCTCGATGCACCGCCGTCCGAGGCTCAACAGATTGAGTCGCCGCCTCACAAATCGACCGGTAATTTCATTGTTTTTTAACACGAAAGATTTATTGCTGTTGTTGTGGTTGTCACTGAAGATCTGTGTTTGCCGTGGTTTGGTTTCGATGCTGAGATTGTGATTTTATTTCGGATTTTGCTTCTTCTGAGCTAGTTTTAGgtgtttttgttgttgttgttgaagATATCGGGCAGTGTTGTTGGTTGTTTGTATGCGGCTTCGGTTTCTGAAGCTGATTTGATACTGAGCTTGTTGTGTTACCATCTTACGGAGGCGTGgatgaacatttgaagtgtATTAGTGACACTCAAATCGTGATGGAATGGATTGCAGTACAGCGTTACTTTTTCTGTTAATCAGTTTCAACTCATTACCAAGTAATTTGTGTTCAGGATATTGATTGGTTAGACATTCGTTTCCATGTTTTACAACAGCctgaatgtattaattttatgattgaattccatctttctctattttCTGCTGTAGGTTGTGGTATGTTTATGAACTCGAACTACAGTACTTAATTTTGTACCTAGACTTCGTGGTCAAATTATCATATTTTCGTACATGTTGGATTGAAATGCTATATCATTGGAATTTTGATATTGAAATTGGATGGTTTTGGCTGAGAATGAGTTCAAAAGCCTGCAGATCTTAgatctttctatttgtaaataTTATTGTAGTCTGTAGAGTAGAGTTAAAGTAGTAGATTTATATAGCAGTATCTGTCCATTTGGAATTCATGGGCTGCATTTTACCGGTTCAATCTGATTACGAAGAGGGAGACATAGTCATTGAAACTGAAAACCTTGTATAAAACTTCATATGGTTAGCTTATGTTTGGCAGATCACTACATCCTTGAATATTGAGATGTGACGTCCTCTCATTTGACACATTAAATGCTACGTGTAGGGACAGAGGATATGGAATTTCTTTGTCATACATGAATAACCTCCCAAAATTCCATATCCACAACATATTGCATCTATTTCTTATTAACAACATAAAGCTTTAAACAAATCTTATACTGTTGGTCTGAGTGTGATCACTAGTACATCTAATAACGACTCCGTTATAGACTAGAGCTTCATTTTCTGCTACTTCCCCCTTTGAGTTTATGAAAATAGTGAAACATGGTTGTTCTCACTCCTTGCCAGTGCATGCTGTGGATGCCAGTTTATTCAATTTCTGATTCTGCCTGGATGAAATTTTATAGGCCGTACTATTTCCTAAATTTCTGTCtctatttttatacatattGCGCAGACAATGAAGAGAAAGCCACTCATGTTAGGTTCCTTTTATCAAATGCGGAAGCTGGAGCTATAATTGGAAAAGGTGGCTCAACAATAAATGAGATTAAATCGCAGTCTGGAATCCGTATCCAGTTGTCACGCAACAATGAGTGTTTTCCTGGCACATCTGATAGGATTATCATGCTCTCTGGAGGAGTAGATGGCATATTGATGGCAACTGAGCTTATTCTATCTAGATTGATGGATGAGGTTAGTGATATTGATGCACTTTTACAAGCAATTTCCAGTTAATTGTTAAACAGTTAGTAAGAAGATCTCTTATCTGTTTGGGTTAGTTTTATCCTGAGGATGGAGCTGAAATGGATCCAGAATATAAAATAAGAATGGTGGTACCCAATAGCTCATGTGGTGGAATAATTGGGAAGGCTGGTGCCAACATAAGGTAAACCTACCCGATGTTTTAAATGTACATGATAGTAATACTCGTGATTTTTATTCTTCTCTTGATATTATGGTGGAGTCAGCAGTGGTCAGGAATCTAGTCAAGCTCAAAGATTCCAATCAATTCTTTGTTCATGTCGTCTCTGGTTTCTCTTTTGGGAGGTACAGGGGTGGGGTGGGTAGGATTTTGGAGTTTCCTTTTTTTACCTTCTACTTGCATACTCAGCTTAAAGGCATCTGATGCATGTATAATCTCAGACCATGATGAGTTTAGAAGTGGCCATTCTTATTTGTGTATACACATGCCTCTACCATGCCTATATACTATTTCATTCATCATCTCACATTTGCTAGCATTGCTGATTATGTATCCTTGCCATTGTTGTTGGTGAATTAAATTGGTGGGTTTTTGGTATCTTTAAATGAACAGAGTCTTGTTTATTTAAAGCCAATAATgctgttgcttttggatatgtTCATCTGATTCTTTATTCAGAACTCAGACAGATGTTACCTGATATTGGTCAATGGGTGATACTTCCAACATGTATTGCTATACTGGCCTGATATACCTTTGCATGCACTTGCTTGAATGGGCTGTTTCTTGGATGTTTGTTCACTTTCATGTTTCtttaacttaattatttttccttaaaaaaattaaccGAATTTGGGAACAGATCATTGATTGAAGAAACTGGAGCTGACATTAGGATATCTCCCCAAGATATGTATTACCCTGGCTTGCAGGACCGGATTGTAACTGTAGCAGGTGCTTTAACCCAGCAAATGCGGGCGATTGCGCTAATCATATGGAAATTGATGGAAGACCCATATTATCAGCAGTCCGCAAATACTCCATTTCCTTATGCAGGTTTGGTTTTTAATTGCAACTTATTTCTTCTCTTTCTAGTTCTAAGGGCAGTTGTTTAGTTTTCTAAGGGACTAAGGGTATCTTCTTTCTTTTGTGTCTTGTTCTTTCACCTTTAATTTTGAaagagatttatttattttccttctTCTTAAAACCATGTTGTCTGTTTCCTGTAGTttatgtttattatttattttgtccCACTTATCCAGCTCTTATGTACAATGCGATGAACTATGGACAAAATGGACCGGGAATGATGTATCAGAACAATAGACAGCCTAACAAGGTATGCTCACAGCTTTCATTAGTTTGGTGAATGTTTCTTTCATGTTTTCTAGCTATTTGCTTCTGGTTGCACATGCACACTGCTCATACAGATCTAATGCCACCTTTTTTCTCATCAACCAAGTGATTTTACTAGTGCGTATTATTATTGGTTACTTTTGTCGTGCCTTAGATGTACTTAAGTGATTACACCCTTTAATTCCTAGAAATGACTATAACCATGCTCTTTTGCACTTGTAATGAGCTTTGAGGAAATTCATCTTTTCTGTTAATGTTGGTTACAAAATACAACCTCTGTCCtcaaaaaatagacaaacttgTAAATGCCTaaacgacacgggttttaaagTGCAATTGGTAAAGTTAGGGAGAAATGAGAAAgtaagggagagagagagggaaaaggtAGTGAGAGTAGTGTTAGTGCattgtggggtccacattattagtggTGTGCAATTGGTtaaactttccatatttagacttggtctaattttgggaaacggcccaaaatgg
This genomic interval from Salvia splendens isolate huo1 chromosome 13, SspV2, whole genome shotgun sequence contains the following:
- the LOC121760146 gene encoding protein BTR1-like yields the protein MELDAPPSEAQQIESPPHKSTDNEEKATHVRFLLSNAEAGAIIGKGGSTINEIKSQSGIRIQLSRNNECFPGTSDRIIMLSGGVDGILMATELILSRLMDEFYPEDGAEMDPEYKIRMVVPNSSCGGIIGKAGANIRSLIEETGADIRISPQDMYYPGLQDRIVTVAGALTQQMRAIALIIWKLMEDPYYQQSANTPFPYAALMYNAMNYGQNGPGMMYQNNRQPNKDDRSTSMTIGVADEHIGLVVGRGGRNLMEITQLTGARIKISDRGDFMPGTSDRKVTITGSENAIHAAESMISAKVASAAER